ATCTCAACTTTATTTCCCCACCTGAATCGTCGCGGATATGAATACATCTTTTTGTCCAGACATCCAATTGTGGATCTGAAAAGTTCATTTTGTtcctctctttctcttctccacgcTCATATTTTTATCTTCTCATTAACCCCTCTACATGCCCCTCTAATGTTCATTTCAATTCCCCTCCACGTGCAGTGACGTGCATGTATTACGCTCGCAAGCCACCGTTCATATATATCTGGTAGAACCGAGTAGAATTCGTTCTTCTTCATACACCACCATGAAGTTCTACTACCACGACAACGACTCCAGCGTCGACCAGTGTGCGCCCCACGACTCGGGCGAGCCCGTGACGGcggagcagctggagaaaATCGGCGTTCTGGCGTTCCACTACCCCGATGTTGAGGACGTGAACCgtctggccaaggagcgaaAGTACACAAACCGAGACGAGGTGACCATCACTCCAGAGGCGATGGGCGGCCAGGAAAACtacgagaagaagctcaaggtcTTCTACGAGGAGCATCTGcacgaggacgaggagattcGGTACATTTTGGACGGCGAGGGATACTTTGACGTTCGAGACAAGGACGACCGATGGATTCGGGCCCAGCTCAATGCCGGCGACCTGCTGATTCTGCCCAGCGGCATCTACCATCGGTTCACTTTGTCTGAGAAGAACTATGTCCACACCATGCGATTGTTTCAGGCCGAGCCCAAGTGGGTCGCTTTGCCCCGACCTGTGGACAACAATCCTTATCGACAGGAGTACGTCAAGGCCATTTCTGCTTAGGATGGACATACTGAGCACTGCCCAGTAGTGTCATAGATGCCGAGCGTGTCGGAGATGCCGAGCAGTGTCATAGATGCCGAGCGTGTCGGAGATGTCGAGCAGTGTCGGAGATGTCGAGCGGTGTTGTGAGTTTTAACCAGGGCACCTGAAACCCATCCAAGTTACATGGACTCTTGTTACATTACTTGAGACAATGTCGATCTGTActgggtacagtactgtgAGTTGCTACATCAATCGAACCACTACTGTCGACTGAACTGTTGTTTTCCTGGCGTTGAacttgagcagatcaaTAAATTATTCTTATCGTGGACTGTACACTCTTTTGAAAGGCGCCAGAGCATAAAGTGTCACCTTTACTGGGATTTGGGCAAACACCAGGTTGCTGACTAACTTTTTAGTCCAGTTTGAACCTGTTCAGCACCTGTCAATCGACCTTGGAGATACCCGAAATCCCGAGTCTCTACTACATCCTTGTATTCATCTAACCACAGGAAatttacttgtacgaaAGAACAGCCCTTAACAGTCATCTGCCCTACTTGTCGTCATTGAGTTGTTTATTGATCAATAATAGGACGGAAGAGATATCAAACCGCGATTGCCAGTCACCCAGGGTTAGTGtatcaactccaacttgAATGAACATATTCTATTTGAAGGACCTATATCTTCTCAGATATTTCACTTGTACTAGACCACAGTTCCACATTTTTATAactcttttttttcgtaACTTGTTaaatttatttttatttatttattttttatttatatttatttatatttattttatatttattttatatttatttatattttatttatatttatttatatttattttatagTTACTTACgatttatatatatataatacaTATTTAACATAATACATTGCCACCTCAACTAAATCCCAACAAAACCAAACTAAAATACAACCCAAAACCAACGAACCCCACAAAATTAAAATTCACAAATCCAATCGTTAATGTAGCGTTACATCAACTTCTAATCATCCTGTACTGCCAATTTGATTTCTATAAAATAGGTCGAAAATATGTTAAAAAATACCAAATCAAAACAAGTCTTgccacaaaaccaacatATCCGCCCTAACCCTAAAACCGAAAACCCTAACCTCCATTTCAACCGATTTCCACCGCTTCACCTCATTCAGAACACCTGCAGCTACGCTTCCCTCATGCACCCAAACCTAACCCCACACCGAAACATCTCCGACAGTAACCGCCGTAACCACACACCACTAAAAAGATCTCTTCGTACATTCAACCATGACGGCCTTCCCCGAATCGTGCCAACCGCCACGTGACGGATTGCCACGTGAGCCGCTGCTGTGGATGGTGtttgggtcacgtgacgagaTCACGCCGCACCTGGTGAGCACATGTCTTGTCAAGGGCGATCGGGTTTTTGTGGTGGAGTGGACCGAGACTGGCGATACCCGTCCTGAGATCAACATTTCGACTGTCACTTTGAATGGGTTACCCGGTCCTATTATTGAGGCGCGTGCCTCGATTCCCATGGCCGTTTTCCCCGGAGGAGGCGAGAACATTGTCaatgagctgctcaaccGATGTATGGTGATTTTTGGAATTCTGCCGCAGGTTGTCGTCAACTTGGAGGAGCACGGATTGGTGGGGCCTGGCGAATCGCAGCATGAGCACGAGCTGCGCTCTACCTTTTCGCACAACTTTGGGCGGGTATTCATCGTTTGCAGGGCGATTTTAGCGGCTTGGAAAAACCGAAACTGCACAGACAAACGAGTGATCATCAACAAGACGGGAACTCTGGGTATTCTGGGCGCCCCGGGCCTGGGAGCCTTGTGTGCGTCTCAGTTTGCCATTGACGGCTTCTCCGAGACCCTGGCTCTGGAAAATGAAGGGTTCGCTAATGTGGTCATTTTGGAATCTTCAATGCTGCATGAACGGGGTCGAAATCCCGTGGCGGCGCTGGTGGACAGCGATATGGGAAGCCCGATAATTGCAAGCAGCCCGATGAGCCAtcactcggccttggtcGGAAGTCCGCTGAACAACCATTCTCCCACGAGCAACCAGACCCCCCTCAACCCCCAGCATTCGCCCGTCATGAACAACATGACGCCCGTGCACCATTCACAGACACCAATGAGTCAACGCAGCCCCATGAGTCAACATAGTCCTTTGACGCGTTCAGAAACGCCCCTAACGTCGCTGTTGCAACCCCCGTTGCCGGCAGTGGAAGAACGGCAGTTGCCAGCCGCATACGCGGACTCGGCAGCCATATACGGGCTTCTTAttgcccagcagctgcGCGAAAAACGACCCATTCCacctcacgtgacgtaTGTGCCCTGCACCAAGCCGCGTGTTGAAGACGAGCCTGTGGTTCCCAAGAAGCGCAAAGCGGAGGAACCGCCTCCGGCAGTGCCCAGAGATAGCACCGAGGTTTCTTTTGTTGATCTGGTGGCCGCGACCGTTTGGGAGGCTGCTCATTGTGCCAATCCTCCTCTTCGGTTGTGTTTGGGAAGACAGGCGGTCAAGCTacacaaggagaagctaCGACTCAATGTGGAAGAGATTGAGGACTGGAAGTATCTGTATGGACATTGGGAAGATTGACGGCATTGGCGTCCTGTAAATAATATTTATATGGTGGAATTGGTGGTGTGATTGCCTTGTCCAGTATAGAGCAATCAGTGACAGTGGGGTATGGGGAGAGGACCTATTGACGGTGGTGTATGTGAGGAGCAATCAAATACGGTGGTGTGTGTTTCAGATCAGAAATAGCTGGTCATATATGAAACAACTGGAGTTGTGCTGCTAACAACAAACTCGTTAGTAAGCCTTCAACTTGAACAGATCTCGACATTGTAACATTCAAGTTGGACAGGACTGGGTATTGTAGCATTCAAAACGGGCAGAACACTTTTTCAACTGATGAATGAATTACAAGGACTTGTATTGTAAACAGTATACGACGGTTGACCCATAAATTCCCTCCCCGAATGAGTGGAACAGGTGATAACCGACGATAACAGACATTAGGGTCTATTATGGCATCGGGATTGTTTCTTTTGGTAGAAACACCTACAGAAACCTCATAAACAGTCCTCTACATGTAGTAATAGTCGAATATCgatcgtacttgtagagcCCAGGAGTGGACTTGTATTGTCGTAACACTTGGTGTTAGGAACCAGACTCTGAGATAGAAACATTGGCACTTGTACTGACCTCTGACTATAGTGAGATCAGTACTTAGACTGATGGTTCCAATCATTTATGAGTTATTTATCTGGTCTGGGATCTCTTGTGAATATTAATCACGAACTCCAAACAAGCCTGATGTGCACTGCTATGGAACTAGAGTCCTTGGACAAGGTTGTAAGAGTTAACTAAATGTCAATTGGTATACTTAGGTTTCCTGTAGATTTAATATGTTTCAAGAATCATACTCACGGTAGTCAACAATTCAATAGACTCGTACTTGAGCCTGTAACAAAGATAAACAGTACCAGTAGAATGGACTCGGATTCGGGCTTTACAGAAGAACATATGACAACCCTTCTCCAATTGTGCTTCCCATAACCCTCTCATTTCCCTTCTAGACCGGATAAACATTATCTTTTTatgtttttattttttattttttttttattattatttttttattctttttAGTAAGCACAGTTTGAAGGGCGTATTATATAATCAATGTATGTCCAAGaataaaaagaaaaataCAAACTTAGTCATCACATATAATGACCCTAGCGAGGTTTGAACCGCGGTTAGTTCGGAATCCCCCTTGATGACATCGGATCAATCAGAACGGCAGTTCAATCCGTCTTGTGCTGGGTTTTTCCCACCCATTTTATTGTCCCCGTTTTCCTCCACCATTTCCACCAATTACTAAATATCCCACGGGCGAACTATCAAAACTTCCTCCTAATCTCCGAAACCCCACCCAAACACCCCTGCTCAAACATAGCCACAATACCGCTCTTAGCGCGCTCCGTGCGCATCGACCCTCATCCCTCACCCCTATTCCACAGACTCACCCGTTCAAGTCTTGCCACAACAGTtccaacatgtccaacacTCCAGTTCCGCCAGCTTTCCGCATCACCACATGCGGGTTAGGGTATAAAAAGTGGCGTTTAGGGCTCTACAGGAGAGGCCAGACAATCTTGGACTCTTGGCCGCCATTGGCTGGGACATTATCTCCCACCTCTTTTAGGCGTTTATTTTAGACTCGGcgtatacaagtacctgggAACTCTAATCCCACCCCTTACCCTAAACTGCCAGCGTGAGAAACATGACAACGTCATACAGTAGCCACTTCTAAACTTTAGAGTTTCGGAGCCTATTTCAAAAATCACTCTATTTAGACGGACAAAGCTTAAATAAGGTTGAGCGTCAGAGTGCCCCCTCTTGGGGTCCCCCCCACTTGTTTTTCGACGATGGTGAGAATAAGGTTGGGCCCTAACCCACGCCAACCCAACGGGGCATGACAGCCATCTTTTAGAATTACCCGACCTTGCACTACATCTTTGGAGCTTGTTTCTCACACAACACAGCACTACTCATTTTCAGCGCTGCAGGTGTATCATCGACAATTGGCAATTGTGCTTGAGCCATCAACGAGTTGTACAATAGGACCAGGTGAGTACGAGACCGGAGCGCGTCGACGCAGACGATGACGAGACGCACACAGATGCAGAATCCCCGACACCGGCGAACGGCCCCAAGCCGGCCTTCTTGTAATGTTTTTTGCTTCCCGTGACACGACAAGATACACGACATCAGAACGGAACACGAGACCCGAACATGACGACACAGAGATAATGCCACGTGGATGGATTGGCGA
The Yarrowia lipolytica chromosome 1A, complete sequence genome window above contains:
- a CDS encoding uncharacterized protein (Compare to YALI0A14498g, similar to uniprot|Q03677 Saccharomyces cerevisiae YMR009w, similar to Saccharomyces cerevisiae ADI1 (YMR009W); ancestral locus Anc_7.113), translated to MKFYYHDNDSSVDQCAPHDSGEPVTAEQLEKIGVLAFHYPDVEDVNRLAKERKYTNRDEVTITPEAMGGQENYEKKLKVFYEEHLHEDEEIRYILDGEGYFDVRDKDDRWIRAQLNAGDLLILPSGIYHRFTLSEKNYVHTMRLFQAEPKWVALPRPVDNNPYRQEYVKAISA
- a CDS encoding uncharacterized protein (Compare to YALI0A14520g, no similarity), with the translated sequence MTAFPESCQPPRDGLPREPLLWMVFGSRDEITPHLVSTCLVKGDRVFVVEWTETGDTRPEINISTVTLNGLPGPIIEARASIPMAVFPGGGENIVNELLNRCMVIFGILPQVVVNLEEHGLVGPGESQHEHELRSTFSHNFGRVFIVCRAILAAWKNRNCTDKRVIINKTGTLGILGAPGLGALCASQFAIDGFSETLALENEGFANVVILESSMLHERGRNPVAALVDSDMGSPIIASSPMSHHSALVGSPLNNHSPTSNQTPLNPQHSPVMNNMTPVHHSQTPMSQRSPMSQHSPLTRSETPLTSLLQPPLPAVEERQLPAAYADSAAIYGLLIAQQLREKRPIPPHVTYVPCTKPRVEDEPVVPKKRKAEEPPPAVPRDSTEVSFVDLVAATVWEAAHCANPPLRLCLGRQAVKLHKEKLRLNVEEIEDWKYLYGHWED